Genomic window (Helicoverpa zea isolate HzStark_Cry1AcR chromosome 9, ilHelZeax1.1, whole genome shotgun sequence):
ATTTTTGATATCATGGATATGTTTCTAGCATTataccaaataaatattattacttacagAGGGTTGATATTTTCACTTTAATTTTGTGAAGTAGGTACTAGTACTTGTTTATTCATGCTGAAGGTAGATATATCAACTTTCTCgtacttaattaaaaagttgTCCATGTGGGGCAATTTCTGGGATGCTAACCTAGAAACCAGACTTCTTGGAAGTCTAAATTACATTGTAAAAATATTCCCTTCACAATGTTTTTTTCACTTGCGTTATCGAGCTGCCAATTGCTCCGAAATAAAGTATAGGCGTTGACGTTTGGTACCATTTGGCAGATTGTTAGCCGGACACATGAAGTCAATAAATGTGTTGAACTGTATTCCGAGTGATCTAATCAATATCCAGAGATTTATGAATACGCAGGCAGTGTTCATAAATCCAAAGGAAATAATATTGCAACCTTTGACAAACACCCTTGGAAAAGGAAGCTGAGAATATAAAACACGTTTGATTTCAGTTTAATCATCAAGATCTCATTCTTGAAATACATCATAcactgtttaaaaattatatttaaactataATTGGTTCTCCGGCTACAACAGAATCTTCAATACCGCAGTGATTCACACCACGTAGAATTTTAAAGAACCCTTTATCACCCCAATGTTGATTCCAAGAGTTTGCAACAAGCCAATATTTGTGGCCGTTTTCCACACCCCAACCTAAAATCTTAACTGCATGATGTCCAAGTAAATGTCCTTGAGTTTGATTGTAAACCCCATTTTTGTAACTCAGAAAATCTGTATAGACTGCCATTACACTTTCAACTGgtccatttttaaataattccaattttatttggtctTCATTGTAACCTATTGAATAAGCGTTCTTACCATGACGTTTATTTTCACGATAGTCGATGAAGTTAGAATCGCAGGTAGTGACACATTGTGATGCATCAACCGTTTCCTTGAAGTAAGGTGCGTTACTCGTTCCATTAAGACCTGGTGGTATTTTATAAGATTTGCAACCATCATTTGTTTTGTAGTTCCCTCCTGAAACAAGCCCGACTTGCTTCCAGTATAGCCATGCAGCCGTGTGCACACCCCTGATGCACCCTAGGCCACAAGTCTCACAACAGTTAATAAGATCTTGAGCCGAGAAATGGAATTGTTCTGTGCCATTTGAATGAATGCAGTATCTATCGGTCATTGCTTCTACACCGCCAAACGCCCAGCAACTAGCACATGCTCCTTGATCTCTGATTTCGTTTAGCGAGGGACAGTGCGGCCACTTTTCTCTCGGATCAAAATTATCAGGAAGACTCCCAATAAGTTCAGCGCCATGTTTCATCTGTGGGAGTTTTGGTAAGTATGCGTCTTTTATAGTCCCAGCTAGGTTCTTGATAAATTTGATTGAGATGTGCAACGGGAAATTTCTGCCAGCCTTCCAGGAGTTCTGTCGTGAATTAATTTGATTGATAAAATTGTCAGTGAATGGATTCTGTATAGCGTGTGCACCGGTTGAAATTGCACACACGATAACAATCAGGGTAACATTCAACGCGGCCATTGTCGTCTTCATGTCGTTTTGTCCGGTATTGATACGAGATTGTAGGTAGGCTACGACTTGGttccaaaattataaaaaatcttaccCATTTACTACCGAGAGGAATTTCACTGCACTCTTAGAACGCCGTAAAGAAATTAACCTTTCGAATGAATATTGTAGGTGAAGGAACCAGCGACAGAAAGAATTATCGATACGGACTACGGCAGCTCGTGGTATGCGCTTACGTCACCTCCCGCTGTGCCTCGCCCCTCACGTGTGTTACCTCGCCCCTCGGAGGACTGAAACTAATCGTGGAAAGAAACTGATTCATCCTTATTATTCACGATAAATTATCGTGTATCTTTTTTCTGCCTGGTCAAAAGTTAAAAGCATAATTTGCCATATGGTCCTATTCCTACAATATTATAACGTTGCGCATTTCCAAGGACTGCCTCGTTTCCAGTTCTCGTTCAAATGAACATAAAATACTGATGTTTACACCTTATGTTTATAACGTTTAACAATTTTTTGGAATGTTAGGTACACTTCAAgcatttttatgataaatattaattgtaatttactAAATTCTAAATAACTTCACTTGCATAAATAGGTTCAATTTTACATGCCACGTTTCTGTATTTGGGTACTGTAACAGTTGAAAATAATAGGTATCTTCACCATGATAGCGGTTCAGTTGAAATtgcaaattttatttgtttttgccgTGTCTGCCACCAAAATAGAGTATTTGCTCTCTGATGAATTCattaatttgataaattctAAACAGAATTCCTGGAaagctggaagaaatttcaatCTAAATACACCATTTACATATATCGAGAATCTTATGGGTGCTATGGAAGACGATAACTTTGCTAGGTTACCGAAAAGACTGCATATCACTGAACTGACGGCTAGTCTACCGGAATCGTTTGATCCGAGAGAGAAGTGGCCTGACTGCCCATCTTTAAATGAAATTAGAGACCAAGGCGCATGTAGTAGTTGCTGGGCGGTAGCTGCTGTAGAAGTGATGACTGACAGATATTGTATTGCATCTcaaggaaaaaaaaacttcaaattcTCCGCTCATGACGTATTGAGTTGTTGCCCGGATTGTGGAAAAGGTTGCCAAGGTGGGATACCATCGAAAGCATGGGAATACTGGAGGGATTACGGTATCGTGTCAGGGGGGAACTATAACTCGAACGAAGGTTGTAGACCTTACGAGATACCACCGTGTGAACATAATGTACCTGGTCGCCTGCCGCCTTGTGGCCCTAAAGTAACCACTCCAGAATGCATTAAAGCTTGTGTCTCAAGTTACAACAATGGCACATATCCCTCCGATAAGCATCATGGGTTGCATGTATACACTTTGCTGCCCAATGAGGATCAAATTAAGGCTGAACTCTTTATGTTCGGACCCGTGGAATCGACTATAGTGACGTACGCAGAttttaaggcgcggctccaccgcagtgcacgctgtgcacggacacgcggcgcattttagctgcgtgtattcatttgtttgacaacgtgggtct
Coding sequences:
- the LOC124633332 gene encoding cathepsin B-like encodes the protein MKTTMAALNVTLIVIVCAISTGAHAIQNPFTDNFINQINSRQNSWKAGRNFPLHISIKFIKNLAGTIKDAYLPKLPQMKHGAELIGSLPDNFDPREKWPHCPSLNEIRDQGACASCWAFGGVEAMTDRYCIHSNGTEQFHFSAQDLINCCETCGLGCIRGVHTAAWLYWKQVGLVSGGNYKTNDGCKSYKIPPGLNGTSNAPYFKETVDASQCVTTCDSNFIDYRENKRHGKNAYSIGYNEDQIKLELFKNGPVESVMAVYTDFLSYKNGVYNQTQGHLLGHHAVKILGWGVENGHKYWLVANSWNQHWGDKGFFKILRGVNHCGIEDSVVAGEPIIV
- the LOC124633205 gene encoding cathepsin B-like, which encodes MIAVQLKLQILFVFAVSATKIEYLLSDEFINLINSKQNSWKAGRNFNLNTPFTYIENLMGAMEDDNFARLPKRLHITELTASLPESFDPREKWPDCPSLNEIRDQGACSSCWAVAAVEVMTDRYCIASQGKKNFKFSAHDVLSCCPDCGKGCQGGIPSKAWEYWRDYGIVSGGNYNSNEGCRPYEIPPCEHNVPGRLPPCGPKVTTPECIKACVSSYNNGTYPSDKHHGLHVYTLLPNEDQIKAELFMFGPVESTIVTYADFIHYKQGVYIHTEGPRSGVHSVKILGWGVEGDQKYWLVANSWNSEWGDNGYFKILRGENHCDIESNVVAGETFLV